In Vibrio lentus, a single genomic region encodes these proteins:
- a CDS encoding amino acid ABC transporter ATP-binding protein, producing the protein MIKLENIHKQFGDTEVLKGIDLEINQGEIIVIIGSSGTGKSTLLRCVNFLEQADQGKISIDDINVDVKKHTKAEVLALRRKTGFVFQNYALFAHQTAKQNIAEGLITVRGWKKQQAHEKAQQILDDIGLGDRADSYPAALSGGQQQRVGIGRAMALQPELLLFDEPTSALDPEWVGEVLNLMKKLANQHQTMLVVTHEMQFAKEVADRVIFMADGHIVEQGSPQDIFGNPQDPKLQKFLNKVGID; encoded by the coding sequence ATGATCAAATTAGAAAATATCCACAAGCAGTTTGGTGACACCGAAGTTCTTAAAGGGATCGACCTAGAAATCAATCAAGGTGAGATAATTGTCATCATTGGTTCAAGTGGTACGGGTAAGTCTACACTGCTGCGCTGCGTTAACTTTCTTGAGCAAGCCGATCAAGGCAAGATTTCCATCGATGATATTAACGTTGATGTAAAAAAACACACCAAAGCCGAGGTACTCGCACTGCGTCGTAAGACCGGTTTTGTGTTCCAAAACTACGCGTTGTTTGCTCACCAAACGGCAAAGCAGAACATTGCCGAAGGTTTGATTACCGTTCGTGGTTGGAAAAAGCAGCAAGCTCATGAAAAAGCACAACAAATATTAGATGATATCGGTTTAGGTGACAGAGCAGATAGCTACCCAGCAGCGCTTTCTGGAGGGCAGCAACAACGTGTTGGTATTGGCCGAGCAATGGCCCTTCAACCGGAGCTTTTATTGTTCGATGAGCCGACTTCAGCGCTCGATCCTGAGTGGGTTGGTGAAGTACTTAACCTAATGAAAAAATTGGCAAATCAGCATCAAACCATGCTGGTGGTCACCCATGAAATGCAATTTGCTAAAGAGGTTGCAGACCGAGTGATCTTCATGGCTGATGGCCATATTGTCGAACAGGGATCTCCACAGGATATTTTTGGTAATCCACAGGATCCTAAATTACAAAAATTCTTAAATAAGGTCGGGATCGACTAA
- the rpmH gene encoding 50S ribosomal protein L34: protein MKRTFQPTVLKRKRTHGFRARMATKNGRATINARRAKGRKRLSK, encoded by the coding sequence ATGAAACGCACTTTTCAACCTACAGTTCTAAAGCGTAAGCGTACACACGGTTTCCGTGCTCGCATGGCTACTAAGAACGGTCGCGCAACAATCAATGCACGTCGTGCAAAAGGCCGTAAGCGTCTTTCTAAGTAA